One window of Rasiella rasia genomic DNA carries:
- a CDS encoding T9SS type A sorting domain-containing protein, whose translation MKKIILSAVALATTLFGTAQETVNISMSEGYSDQVYFKLEDQSINTFEASSWDIAFLRIDPQNIGIRVNDGAGIQVFEAANDPAEFDNIAIANEGDWTPLYNDDTNWDNGAFMQGSATFGWGEYNPATHHVEGTIVFVLKYADGTYVKFINEDYFGAYTFKYATWNGTDWVGETTKVVENASNPDNRYNYYSFTNNEEVIAEPALDNWDFVFTKYTTYLDPPAAYYNVTGVLHNPNVTVAENEETSGAGDPDDQVYLEEINTIGYDWKAFNGTGYDVNSDMAYYVKTTSNTVYRMVFTEFNGTATGDIAFDFEDVSEQLGFETISEGISFGMYPNPSTNGEVTLVYDISTGNSEKNTVEIYAMNGTRVFSEEVTSQDGFYNKTINVSSLRSGVYVVNFISGGSSISKKLIIK comes from the coding sequence ATGAAAAAAATTATACTATCGGCCGTAGCATTGGCCACAACATTATTCGGTACTGCTCAAGAAACAGTAAATATCTCTATGAGCGAAGGATACTCAGATCAAGTATATTTTAAACTTGAAGATCAATCTATAAATACATTTGAAGCCTCTAGCTGGGATATTGCTTTTTTACGAATTGATCCTCAAAATATTGGTATTCGAGTTAACGACGGAGCAGGCATACAGGTTTTTGAAGCTGCTAATGACCCAGCAGAATTTGACAATATAGCTATTGCAAATGAAGGTGATTGGACACCTCTATACAATGACGATACTAATTGGGACAACGGAGCCTTTATGCAAGGTTCTGCTACGTTTGGATGGGGAGAATACAACCCAGCAACACATCATGTAGAGGGAACTATAGTTTTTGTTCTTAAATACGCAGATGGCACTTACGTGAAGTTTATTAACGAAGATTATTTTGGAGCCTATACTTTTAAATATGCTACTTGGAATGGTACTGATTGGGTAGGTGAAACAACCAAAGTTGTTGAAAACGCAAGCAACCCAGACAATAGATATAACTACTATTCATTCACAAATAATGAAGAGGTTATTGCAGAGCCAGCATTAGACAATTGGGATTTTGTATTTACTAAATATACTACGTACCTAGATCCCCCTGCAGCGTATTATAATGTAACTGGTGTGTTACACAATCCGAATGTAACGGTTGCTGAAAATGAAGAAACTTCAGGAGCTGGAGATCCAGATGACCAAGTGTATCTTGAAGAAATCAATACTATTGGGTACGACTGGAAAGCATTTAATGGCACCGGATACGACGTAAATAGTGACATGGCGTATTATGTTAAAACTACTTCAAACACAGTTTACAGAATGGTTTTTACTGAATTTAATGGTACTGCAACAGGGGACATAGCATTCGATTTTGAAGATGTTTCTGAGCAATTAGGTTTCGAAACTATTTCTGAAGGCATCTCTTTTGGTATGTATCCAAATCCATCAACAAACGGCGAAGTAACCTTAGTATATGATATTTCAACAGGAAATTCAGAAAAGAATACTGTTGAAATTTATGCGATGAATGGAACGCGTGTTTTCTCTGAAGAAGTAACAAGTCAAGATGGTTTCTACAACAAAACAATAAATGTTTCTTCACTTCGAAGTGGCGTGTATGTTGTAAACTTCATTTCAGGAGGCAGCAGTATTTCTAAAAAGTTAATTATAAAATAA
- a CDS encoding DUF2271 domain-containing protein, which yields MKSLYKIIPALMVAGFLLTAFTTTNSKAVKCMIQMTNYTGEGAYVVVSLLNPEGEYEETLYVQGKDSEWYSEISEWWKFYGKRRPNIDAISGETISGGERTVTILKIPENKIDKGYTLRFETSVEDQNYYTDDLQFPLTTENLKSKKEGKGWIRYVRLLAN from the coding sequence ATGAAGAGCTTATATAAAATAATCCCAGCACTTATGGTTGCTGGATTCTTGTTAACCGCATTTACAACTACAAATTCGAAGGCTGTAAAATGTATGATACAGATGACTAACTACACTGGTGAGGGTGCGTATGTGGTAGTTTCTCTACTTAATCCGGAAGGTGAATATGAAGAAACTCTTTATGTGCAAGGAAAAGATAGCGAGTGGTATAGCGAAATTTCAGAATGGTGGAAATTTTACGGTAAACGCCGTCCAAATATCGATGCTATTTCTGGTGAAACCATTAGTGGTGGTGAACGTACCGTTACTATCTTAAAAATACCAGAAAATAAGATTGATAAGGGATATACGTTACGTTTTGAGACATCTGTAGAAGATCAAAACTATTACACAGACGACTTACAGTTTCCGCTTACTACTGAAAATTTAAAAAGCAAAAAAGAAGGAAAAGGCTGGATACGATATGTTCGGTTACTTGCTAATTAA
- a CDS encoding DUF6607 family protein, translated as MKKLFLSVVVLGLAISASAQNKQKQDAEAIKKMCGCYEVTFNFAETFNYSTDSLYKPSKTKVDKGLEWAQLVTDEDDKIQIQHILQVGNPAKPMIIKHWRQDWLFENTDLYTYNADNKWTYVKKSKNDVKGQWTQKVYQVDDSPRYEGTSSWVHVDGKSYWENTTPAPLPRREYTKRSDYNLTMRGNRQEITDFGWVHDQDNSKIVRESGKEDVILAKEKGYNTYVKVDDSRCAASMKWWKDNEEKWAFVRTKWDEVYGRNKDLVLEEKVDNKVLYKYLFDEEYTQKDEVNTVIESFVKK; from the coding sequence ATGAAAAAATTATTTCTATCGGTAGTTGTATTGGGACTTGCTATTTCAGCATCGGCCCAAAACAAACAAAAGCAAGATGCAGAAGCCATAAAAAAAATGTGTGGATGTTATGAAGTTACCTTCAATTTTGCTGAAACTTTCAATTACAGTACTGATTCCTTATACAAGCCTTCTAAAACGAAAGTTGACAAAGGTTTAGAATGGGCACAGCTTGTAACAGATGAAGATGATAAAATTCAAATCCAACACATCTTGCAAGTTGGAAATCCTGCCAAACCAATGATTATTAAGCATTGGCGCCAAGATTGGTTATTTGAAAATACAGATTTGTATACCTATAATGCAGATAATAAGTGGACCTATGTTAAGAAGTCAAAGAACGATGTAAAAGGACAATGGACACAAAAAGTATATCAGGTAGATGACAGTCCGCGTTATGAAGGTACATCTTCTTGGGTACACGTAGACGGTAAAAGTTATTGGGAAAATACAACCCCTGCTCCACTCCCAAGACGTGAGTACACAAAACGGAGTGACTATAATCTCACCATGCGTGGCAACCGACAAGAAATTACAGATTTTGGATGGGTACACGACCAAGACAATTCAAAAATTGTACGTGAGTCTGGAAAAGAAGATGTTATCCTTGCCAAGGAAAAAGGCTATAACACCTACGTAAAAGTAGACGACAGTAGATGTGCTGCTTCAATGAAATGGTGGAAAGACAACGAAGAAAAATGGGCATTTGTACGCACTAAATGGGACGAAGTTTACGGGCGTAACAAAGACCTTGTATTAGAAGAAAAAGTAGATAACAAAGTACTATACAAATATCTTTTTGATGAAGAATACACGCAAAAAGACGAGGTGAATACCGTTATTGAATCTTTCGTGAAAAAATAA
- a CDS encoding ankyrin repeat domain-containing protein has protein sequence MKISKIVAAVIVLLSVNVAGTAQEENILLERSFWKGNPNLQTVQQKISEGANATALNANAFDAVVYALLEKAEDDVVKHLLSLPGNPVNKKTHDSRIYLHWAAYAGQTNVVKHLLEQGSSVTALDSHGYTPLAFAANAGQKDSAIYEAFEKYGVNLTEEKTEQGANLMLLVAPALSNKEELNYFINKGFDVSSTDNDGNGIFNYAVKKGNIDFLKLLVAEGVDYKTVNKQNGNAFLFATQGGRGYSNPLAVYEYLKSLGLEPNVVTKQGYTPLHRLAFGTTDTAIFNFFINAGADVNQKDADGATPFLNAASRNKLEIVQLLSKHTKNFNEANNNGQTALMLAVQRNTPNVVSFLLKKGGNAQVEDAQGNSIASYLVTSFNEKNSAAFDTKLALLQQQGVNLSKTQSEGNNLYHLAAKINSLELFKRLATFKIDINAKNDEGLTPLHLAAMKADDDKVMKYLISQGADATITTDFEETVYDLATENEQLQKKKTSLNFLK, from the coding sequence ATGAAAATATCAAAAATAGTTGCAGCTGTAATTGTGCTGTTAAGTGTTAATGTTGCAGGAACCGCTCAAGAAGAAAATATTCTTCTTGAGCGATCCTTTTGGAAAGGAAATCCGAATTTACAAACAGTACAACAGAAAATTTCCGAAGGAGCAAACGCCACAGCACTCAATGCTAACGCCTTTGATGCGGTAGTTTATGCATTATTAGAGAAAGCTGAAGACGATGTCGTCAAGCATCTCTTGTCGCTACCCGGAAACCCTGTAAATAAAAAAACACACGATAGCCGAATTTATTTACACTGGGCGGCTTATGCTGGACAAACAAACGTAGTAAAGCACCTATTAGAACAAGGTTCGTCTGTAACAGCATTAGATAGCCATGGGTATACACCACTCGCCTTTGCTGCCAATGCAGGACAAAAAGATAGCGCTATCTACGAAGCATTTGAGAAATACGGTGTAAACCTTACAGAAGAGAAAACAGAACAAGGTGCTAACCTAATGCTGTTAGTAGCTCCTGCACTATCTAACAAAGAGGAGCTAAACTATTTTATTAATAAAGGTTTCGATGTATCGAGTACAGATAATGACGGTAATGGTATTTTTAACTATGCAGTTAAAAAAGGAAATATTGATTTTCTAAAACTACTTGTAGCAGAAGGGGTTGATTACAAAACGGTGAATAAACAAAACGGAAATGCATTTCTCTTTGCGACGCAAGGTGGTCGTGGGTATAGCAATCCGTTAGCCGTTTACGAGTATTTAAAAAGCTTGGGGTTAGAGCCCAATGTTGTTACAAAGCAAGGATACACACCTTTACATAGGTTAGCATTTGGTACTACAGACACTGCTATTTTTAACTTTTTTATCAATGCTGGTGCCGATGTTAATCAGAAGGACGCAGATGGTGCAACACCTTTCCTGAATGCTGCTTCGCGTAATAAATTAGAAATAGTACAGTTACTGTCTAAGCATACCAAAAACTTCAACGAAGCGAACAATAACGGTCAAACTGCATTGATGCTCGCTGTACAAAGAAATACACCAAATGTGGTTTCCTTTCTTTTGAAAAAAGGTGGCAATGCGCAAGTAGAAGACGCTCAAGGCAACTCCATAGCTTCTTATTTGGTAACATCATTTAATGAAAAGAACTCCGCAGCTTTTGATACAAAGCTAGCGTTGCTACAGCAACAAGGGGTAAATTTAAGTAAGACACAGTCTGAAGGCAATAACCTATATCATTTAGCGGCCAAAATAAACAGCCTAGAATTATTTAAGCGCCTGGCAACCTTTAAAATTGATATTAATGCCAAAAACGATGAAGGTCTTACTCCATTACACCTAGCGGCTATGAAAGCCGACGATGACAAGGTAATGAAATACCTTATCTCTCAAGGCGCCGATGCTACTATTACAACAGATTTTGAGGAAACTGTTTATGATTTAGCAACAGAGAATGAGCAATTACAGAAAAAGAAAACATCTTTAAACTTTTTGAAATAA
- the guaB gene encoding IMP dehydrogenase, whose amino-acid sequence MTAHENKILGEGLTYDDVLLVPAFSEILPREVSIKTKFSRNITLNVPIVSAAMDTVTESAMAIAIAREGGIGVLHKNMTIKQQAAEVRKVKRAESGMIQDPVTLKRDNNVGDAQKTMREYSIGGIPIVDDAGKLIGIVTNRDLRFEKNYDRKLSDIMTSENLVTVAEGTSLKEAEIILQQNKIEKLPVVEDDGTLLGLITFRDITKLTQKPIANKDNYGRLRVAAALGVTADAVERAEALVHAQVDAVIIDTAHGHTKGVVSVLKEVKKKFPELDVVVGNIATPEAAQYLVDAGADAVKVGIGPGSICTTRVVAGVGFPQFSAVLEVAAAIKGTGVPVIADGGIRYTGDIPKAIAAGADCVMLGSLLAGTKESPGETIIYEGRKFKSYRGMGSVEAMKKGSKDRYFQDVEDDIKKLVPEGIVGRVPYKGELLESMTQFIGGLRAGMGYCGSKDIDTLKETGKFVKITASGIHESHPHDVTITKEAPNYSR is encoded by the coding sequence ATGACTGCACACGAAAACAAAATTTTAGGCGAAGGTTTAACATACGATGACGTACTATTAGTACCTGCCTTTTCCGAAATATTACCAAGGGAAGTTTCTATTAAAACCAAATTTTCTCGAAACATTACACTTAATGTTCCAATTGTTTCTGCCGCCATGGATACGGTAACAGAGAGTGCAATGGCAATTGCAATCGCTCGAGAAGGAGGTATTGGGGTATTGCATAAAAATATGACGATAAAGCAACAGGCTGCCGAGGTTCGTAAAGTAAAGCGTGCTGAAAGTGGAATGATTCAAGACCCTGTTACGCTTAAAAGAGATAACAATGTTGGTGATGCGCAAAAAACAATGCGCGAATACAGTATTGGCGGAATACCAATAGTAGATGATGCTGGTAAACTAATAGGTATTGTAACCAATCGAGACCTTAGATTTGAGAAAAACTACGATCGCAAGCTTAGCGATATTATGACTTCAGAAAATCTAGTTACAGTAGCAGAGGGAACTTCACTAAAGGAAGCAGAGATAATTCTTCAGCAAAACAAAATTGAAAAATTACCAGTAGTAGAAGACGATGGTACGCTATTAGGCCTAATTACTTTTAGAGACATAACAAAACTTACTCAAAAACCTATAGCTAATAAAGATAATTACGGTAGATTACGTGTGGCTGCCGCGCTTGGTGTTACCGCAGATGCTGTAGAGCGAGCAGAAGCATTGGTACATGCACAAGTAGATGCAGTAATTATTGATACAGCTCACGGCCATACCAAAGGTGTGGTATCTGTATTAAAAGAAGTAAAGAAAAAATTTCCTGAGCTTGATGTTGTGGTTGGTAATATTGCCACACCCGAGGCCGCTCAATACTTAGTAGATGCAGGAGCAGATGCCGTTAAAGTAGGTATTGGCCCAGGGTCTATTTGTACCACTCGAGTAGTTGCTGGTGTAGGATTTCCACAATTTTCGGCAGTACTAGAGGTGGCAGCAGCCATTAAAGGTACAGGTGTTCCAGTAATTGCAGATGGCGGAATTAGATACACAGGCGATATACCTAAAGCCATTGCAGCAGGAGCAGACTGTGTAATGCTAGGTTCGTTACTTGCGGGAACCAAAGAGTCTCCAGGTGAAACAATTATTTACGAAGGACGAAAGTTTAAAAGCTATCGTGGTATGGGATCTGTTGAGGCCATGAAAAAAGGTTCTAAAGACCGCTACTTTCAAGATGTAGAAGATGATATTAAAAAATTAGTCCCTGAAGGTATTGTTGGTCGTGTGCCATATAAAGGTGAGTTGCTAGAAAGTATGACGCAATTTATTGGAGGTTTAAGAGCTGGTATGGGGTACTGCGGAAGCAAAGACATTGATACTCTCAAAGAAACTGGAAAGTTTGTGAAAATTACAGCTTCTGGTATTCATGAAAGTCACCCGCATGATGTAACGATTACAAAAGAAGCGCCTAATTATTCGCGATAA
- a CDS encoding HmuY family protein codes for MKILKKYSTIILFIAIATLVSSCSEDDSSALTSDPFVVAFQNLSANLGEIEASQKINLVYSETTTQPGSVTLSLAPTNAVYGEDFTTNPPAEGNTLTLPLAQNENGTSFSFIKLTEVFDETVEINFSITSIDYPNAQVQGNTSFLLNSSASLGRGFIPTVGGPNQPNQVYIDLSTEEQTAIKRDAWDLGFYGGLDFRVGINGSIYMAAAALETSDIDAVTEASVAELQSQVAVGTFDPANEIYIDNPNGDIKKTAIASISETDSENQVYLINLGYSVGTESPAPGAVAVAGEARGWKKIRVLRQADGYLLQYANLNDTTHQEVFIPKNAAYNFTFFSFDTNTTVAVEPAFENWDINFTVFTNVLDGAGSYGFSDGVLHNRKGGVTVYSVDTANIAYDDFQMSDVISSNFNEDQRTIGSSWRDVINDDKTLIDNIFYIIKGTNGTIYKLKFTALLSDSGERGFPEFKYNLLQ; via the coding sequence ATGAAAATATTGAAAAAATATAGCACTATTATTCTATTTATAGCAATTGCCACGTTAGTTAGCTCATGTAGTGAAGACGATAGTTCTGCGCTAACAAGTGACCCGTTTGTTGTAGCTTTTCAAAATTTGTCTGCTAACTTAGGCGAGATTGAAGCAAGTCAAAAGATTAATTTGGTATACTCAGAAACTACTACCCAACCAGGTAGTGTTACACTTTCATTAGCCCCTACTAATGCGGTATATGGTGAAGATTTTACCACCAATCCGCCTGCTGAAGGAAATACCCTCACACTTCCGCTCGCGCAAAACGAAAACGGCACTAGTTTTAGTTTTATAAAACTTACTGAAGTATTTGACGAAACAGTTGAAATTAATTTTAGCATAACTTCTATAGACTATCCTAACGCTCAAGTACAGGGAAACACTTCCTTTTTGTTGAATAGTTCAGCATCACTGGGTCGCGGATTTATTCCTACCGTAGGCGGTCCCAACCAACCCAACCAGGTGTACATAGATTTAAGTACTGAAGAACAAACAGCTATTAAAAGAGATGCGTGGGATTTAGGATTTTATGGAGGTTTAGATTTCCGTGTAGGGATTAATGGTTCAATTTATATGGCTGCTGCTGCTTTAGAAACTTCAGATATCGATGCTGTAACAGAAGCCAGCGTTGCAGAGCTTCAAAGTCAAGTTGCGGTAGGTACATTCGATCCTGCCAATGAAATTTACATCGATAACCCAAATGGTGATATAAAGAAAACTGCCATCGCATCAATTAGTGAGACAGACAGTGAAAATCAAGTCTATTTAATTAATCTTGGCTATTCTGTTGGAACTGAGAGTCCTGCCCCTGGGGCTGTTGCTGTTGCTGGCGAAGCAAGAGGATGGAAGAAAATTCGCGTCTTACGTCAAGCTGATGGATATCTGTTGCAGTATGCTAACCTGAACGATACAACACATCAAGAAGTTTTTATTCCAAAAAATGCGGCTTACAATTTTACCTTCTTCAGTTTTGACACAAACACTACAGTAGCTGTAGAGCCAGCGTTTGAAAATTGGGATATCAACTTTACCGTTTTCACGAATGTCTTAGATGGAGCAGGGTCTTATGGCTTTAGCGATGGGGTGTTACATAATCGCAAAGGCGGCGTTACTGTTTACTCGGTAGACACAGCGAATATCGCCTACGACGATTTCCAAATGAGTGACGTAATCAGCTCAAATTTTAATGAAGACCAACGAACAATTGGAAGCTCTTGGAGAGATGTAATTAATGACGACAAAACCCTAATAGACAATATCTTTTACATTATAAAAGGTACCAATGGAACAATCTATAAACTAAAATTTACCGCCTTACTTAGTGACAGTGGAGAGCGCGGTTTTCCAGAATTCAAATACAACTTATTACAATAA
- a CDS encoding TonB-dependent receptor plug domain-containing protein — translation MRIVLLNIFLFTTTVIFAQVTQKSDSILPEKLEEVIVTGQINPQSVSKSVVEIKVISRKDIERQAGNTLADVLNTTLNLTITPNTSTGKSGVSLFGLDSQYFKVLIDNIPIINEEGVGNNTDLTLINLDDIERIEIVEGAMGVQYGSNAVSGIINIITKKSSRNDWDITAYVQEETVGSEYEWFDKGRHIQSLKVGHNFSENFYANAVYTRNDFAGFFNDRQGENYDVNDGLRGHEWLPKLQQNTKALLAYKKENFNLFYRFDYLNERIERYNETVDLNENAATATTNPSALDEIYTNNRLYHHVNGTGTIFKKIAYNVSVSYQEQTKDLERYTYRIRSGQQENIEEGEYQSRSAFFSRGTFSNIINTSKVNLQLGYELTNEKGSGSSLAIVIGPESNEVTQKLNNYDFFAASELQLTSRFSLRPGFRASFSNLFEAQYIGSLSAKQTLGDSWELRAILGSANRTPNYNELYTFFVDVNHNVQGNPALKPEKGYSAFLHIKKRSTLANSAIRLKNKLSFNYLGLQDRIELIVVNQSPLAFQYNNIDRFRAVGVFSENEIFYKNFKGQLGASVQGVSKVLDSNTQSNDDFLFNLQLNSNLAYTAPKWNTTFSVFFKHIGKQQQFVEKTNAEGNQEFVQGETEAYSWIDATINKSFFDGAFITTVGARNLFDVTQVNTTAFEGGAHNGPPTQISLGYGRSYFLKLTYNLSL, via the coding sequence ATGCGCATAGTTTTATTAAATATTTTTCTCTTCACAACCACGGTTATTTTTGCCCAAGTAACACAGAAAAGTGACTCTATTCTACCTGAAAAATTGGAAGAAGTGATTGTGACAGGACAAATTAATCCGCAGTCCGTTTCAAAATCTGTCGTAGAAATAAAAGTAATTTCTAGAAAAGATATAGAGCGTCAAGCAGGAAATACACTTGCTGACGTGTTGAACACCACGCTCAACCTTACTATTACGCCTAATACCTCTACTGGTAAAAGTGGTGTTAGTCTTTTTGGGTTAGATAGTCAATACTTTAAGGTGTTAATAGATAATATTCCCATAATTAACGAAGAAGGGGTTGGAAACAATACCGATTTAACGCTCATTAATCTAGATGATATTGAACGGATTGAAATTGTGGAAGGTGCTATGGGTGTACAATATGGTTCTAATGCCGTTTCAGGAATCATTAATATTATTACAAAAAAGTCCTCACGCAATGATTGGGATATCACTGCGTACGTTCAAGAAGAAACCGTAGGCAGTGAGTACGAATGGTTTGACAAAGGCCGTCATATCCAGTCATTGAAGGTGGGGCACAATTTCTCGGAAAATTTCTATGCAAATGCGGTATATACCCGAAACGACTTTGCTGGATTTTTTAACGATCGCCAAGGAGAAAATTACGATGTAAATGATGGGTTACGTGGTCATGAATGGTTGCCCAAACTACAGCAGAATACAAAAGCGCTTCTTGCCTACAAAAAAGAAAACTTCAACCTTTTTTATCGTTTCGATTATTTGAACGAGCGCATCGAGCGTTATAATGAAACGGTAGACCTTAATGAAAATGCGGCTACTGCCACGACTAATCCTTCGGCATTAGACGAAATTTACACCAATAATCGTTTGTATCATCATGTAAATGGTACAGGAACTATCTTCAAGAAAATAGCGTATAATGTCTCCGTTTCTTATCAAGAACAAACAAAAGACTTAGAGCGCTACACCTACCGAATTAGAAGTGGGCAACAAGAAAATATTGAAGAAGGCGAATACCAAAGTCGTAGTGCCTTTTTCTCACGAGGAACTTTCAGCAATATTATAAACACCTCCAAAGTAAATTTACAATTAGGCTATGAGCTTACCAATGAAAAGGGCTCGGGATCGTCGCTGGCAATAGTTATTGGACCAGAAAGTAATGAAGTAACTCAAAAATTAAATAACTACGACTTTTTTGCTGCGTCTGAACTGCAACTTACCAGTCGTTTCTCGCTTAGACCCGGTTTTAGGGCCTCTTTTAGCAATTTGTTTGAGGCACAATATATAGGTTCTTTAAGCGCCAAACAGACCTTAGGTGACAGCTGGGAGCTTCGGGCGATATTAGGATCTGCTAACCGTACACCAAATTATAATGAGCTGTACACGTTTTTTGTAGATGTTAACCACAACGTGCAAGGTAATCCAGCATTAAAACCAGAAAAAGGATACTCTGCCTTTCTACATATAAAGAAGAGAAGCACATTAGCGAATAGCGCTATACGCTTAAAAAATAAGTTAAGTTTTAACTATTTAGGGTTACAAGACAGAATTGAATTGATCGTCGTAAATCAAAGCCCGTTAGCTTTTCAATACAATAACATCGATAGATTTAGAGCGGTTGGAGTGTTTTCTGAAAATGAAATTTTCTACAAGAATTTTAAAGGTCAGTTAGGTGCTTCAGTACAGGGAGTTTCAAAAGTATTAGATAGTAATACGCAAAGTAATGATGACTTTCTTTTTAACCTTCAGCTTAATTCAAATCTAGCATATACCGCACCAAAGTGGAATACAACATTTTCGGTGTTCTTTAAGCATATTGGCAAGCAACAGCAATTTGTTGAAAAAACAAATGCCGAGGGCAATCAAGAATTTGTACAAGGAGAAACGGAAGCCTACAGTTGGATAGATGCTACGATTAACAAATCATTTTTTGACGGTGCTTTTATTACCACAGTGGGGGCGAGAAACCTTTTTGATGTAACTCAAGTAAATACAACAGCTTTTGAAGGTGGTGCACACAACGGCCCACCAACACAAATTTCATTGGGTTACGGACGCTCCTACTTTTTAAAATTAACCTATAACCTATCATTATAG